The following proteins come from a genomic window of Miscanthus floridulus cultivar M001 chromosome 2, ASM1932011v1, whole genome shotgun sequence:
- the LOC136538315 gene encoding pentatricopeptide repeat-containing protein At1g08070, chloroplastic-like: MATMPPPLPPSPSPPPPPRTAFSPRCTALQNPSTYMYHCQLLNGAPQGYASPRHARARPPRERVRDLAASYAREIGACVRERRWGAACEAFASMRTAGAAPDRFLLPQVLRACASLGAPRLASAAHALAAKGGAALAGDPVVGNAIVAMYAALGDVASARAAFASLPDRDVVAWTALISAHADAGELEEAFDLFEEMQESGVRPDMISWNTLVSGFARSGDLVAALHLFDEMRQRGVDPGVNSWNCIISGCVQNALYDEALEVFQEMCESERPDAVTVASILPACAGLQALGIGKQLHSYVLRCGIKINVYVGASLISLYSECGEFDDARVVFSTIEEKNVNVWNELVQSYIREGRMNKAWEAFDLMQEDGLEPDIVTYNSFIAAYAKVGQNEQAYELFSRMADVGLKPNVVSINALICGLHRHGLYTDALEAFRYMQRSSDGKAKVWTFLDNCGPIQPTGTTITGVLSLLADLKLDRLGKEVHCYALKNGLTSNIYISSKLVDLYGKTGDMTSAANVFQRIGNKNVVTWNSLMAAYKHNWKPEVTLKLIGEMLQSNLHPNLVTVHIALMSCGMTMALGYGRELHSYITKCWPGGYPTTLASALINMYGKCGNIEDARLVFKSTVPKDIAVWNAMMSCYLLHRMPRDIIDLFNYLEQSGIQPDHITFILLLSACKQEGLFEEAQSYFYNMEDVYGIKPSLKHYTCMVDIMGSAGLLAESLTLIQKMPLKPDACLWSTVLKACKLHSNLEIGEKAAKALFELEPNNPSNYMVLSNIYADTGLLDATEAVRDAMTEQGLHVERQCSWLYNGTTVHSFEAGNLLHPAIDAILSTWKHLTIRMEQSGYSTEDIGPYYNVEVDPLSCHHTEKIAVCYGLISTYDHQPIRISKNFRMCMECHSSIKFISRDKNREIIVSDGCTYHHFKDGTCSCRDAW; this comes from the coding sequence CGCACTGCGGGAGCCGCGCCAGACAGGTTCCTCCTCCCGCAGGTGCTCCGCGCTTGCGCCAGCCTTGGTGCGCCCCGCCTTGCGTCCGCCGCGCACGCGCTCGCCGCCAAGGGCGGGGCCGCGCTAGCGGGGGACCCCGTCGTCGGGAACGCGATCGTCGCCATGTATGCGGCGCTGGGGGACGTGGCCTCCGCGCGCGCCGCGTTCGCGTCGCTGCCCGACCGCGACGTCGTGGCGTGGACCGCGCTCATCAGCGCGCACGCCGATGCTGGGGAGCTGGAAGAGGCCTTCGACCTGTTTGAAGAGATGCAAGAGAGCGGTGTTCGCCCGGACATGATTTCGTGGAACACGCTGGTGTCTGGATTTGCAAGAAGTGGTGACCTCGTTGCTGCTCTGCATCTGTTTGACGAGATGCGGCAAAGAGGTGTCGACCCGGGAGTCAATTCTTGGAACTGCATCATCTCGGGTTGTGTGCAGAATGCACTGTATGACGAGGCTTTGGAGGTTTTTCAGGAGATGTGTGAGAGTGAGAGGCCTGATGCGGTGACTGTGGCTAGTATTCTCCCTGCTTGTGCTGGTTTGCAGGCACTAGGCATTGGGAAGCAGCTGCATTCTTATGTTTTGCGGTGTGGAATCAAGATCAATGTTTATGTTGGAGcatctttgattagtttgtactctGAGTGCGGAGAATTTGATGATGCGAGAGTTGTCTTTTCCACCATTGAGGAGAAGAATGTCAATGTGTGGAATGAGTTAGTTCAATCATATATCAGAGAGGGGAGGATGAACAAAGCTTGGGAGGCTTTTGACTTGATGCAGGAGGATGGATTGGAGCCTGACATTGTCACCTATAACAGTTTCATTGCTGCATATGCTAAAGTGGGTCAGAATGAACAAGCATATGAACTGTTTTCACGCATGGCTGATGTCGGCTTAAAGCCTAATGTGGTCTCAATAAATGCATTAATTTGTGGTTTGCATCGACATGGCCTTTACACAGATGCACTTGAAGCTTTCAGATACATGCAGCGTTCCAGTGATGGAAAAGCAAAGGTTTGGACATTTCTTGATAATTGTGGCCCAATTCAACCAACTGGCACAACCATTACTGGTGTCCTCTCGTTATTGGCAGACCTCAAATTAGATCGTCTTGGGAAGGAAGTACACTGCTATGCTTTAAAGAATGGTTTGACATCAAACATCTATATTTCAAGCAAACTAGTCGACCTTTATGGTAAGACTGGTGACATGACGTCTGCTGCTAATGTCTTCCAGAGAATTGGGAACAAGAATGTTGTCACATGGAACAGTCTGATGGCAGCCTACAAGCATAATTGGAAGCCAGAAGTAACACTGAAGCTGATCGGTGAAATGCTCCAGTCCAATTTGCATCCCAATTTGGTTACAGTACACATAGCTCTTATGTCGTGTGGTATGACAATGGCATTGGGATATGGTAGAGAACTGCACAGCTACATCACAAAATGCTGGCCTGGTGGTTACCCAACTACTCTTGCAAGTGCTTTGATAAATATGTATGGCAAATGTGGTAATATTGAGGATGCCAGGTTGGTTTTCAAGTCCACGGTTCCAAAGGACATAGCAGTATGGAATGCAATGATGAGTTGCTACTTGCTTCATAGGATGCCTAGGGATATTATAGATCTGTTCAATTATTTGGAACAGTCTGGTATTCAACCAGATCACATTACTTTCATTTTACTTCTTTCAGCTTGTAAGCAAGAAGGTCTGTTCGAGGAAGCTCAGAGCTATTTCTACAATATGGAAGATGTATATGGCATAAAACCATCTTTAAAACACTATACTTGCATGGTTGACATCATGGGATCAGCCGGGCTACTTGCGGAGTCACTGACACTTATCCAGAAGATGCCGCTGAAACCAGATGCATGCCTATGGTCTACTGTGCTTAAAGCTTGTAAGCTGCACTCAAATCTAGAGATTGGGGAAAAGGCAGCAAAAGCTCTTTTCGAGCTTGAACCAAATAATCCTTCAAACTACATGGTGCTTTCGAATATATATGCAGACACAGGCTTGTTGGATGCCACCGAGGCTGTGAGGGATGCCATGACAGAGCAAGGATTACATGTTGAGAGACAATGCAGCTGGTTATACAATGGTACAACTGTGCACTCTTTCGAGGCTGgaaatttgttgcatcctgcaaTTGATGCAATTTTGAGTACATGGAAACATTTAACTATCAGGATGGAGCAATCTGGGTACTCCACTGAAGATATTGGCCCCTATTACAATGTAGAAGTTGATCCACTGTCATGCCACCACACAGAGAAGATTGCGGTGTGTTATGGGCTTATCTCCACATATGATCACCAACCAATACGCATctcaaagaattttagaatgtgcATGGAGTGCCATTCATCCATCAAGTTCATCTCAAGGGATAAGAACCGGGAAATAATCGTTTCAGATGGTTGCACCTATCACCATTTTAAGGATGGTACATGCAGCTGCAGAGATGCATGGTAA